The DNA region TCCAGCGCGTAAAGCGCCGTCACCGATTTCAGCGTGCTGGCCGGCGCCATCGGCAGGTCGGCCTGGCGTTCGGCCAGCAGCGCGCCGGTCGCGGGGTCGATGACCGCAAAGGCGACCGCACCGCCCAGCTTCGCCGCGGCGATCCGCGCCTCGGGGTCGAAGGGCACGGCCTGGGCCGCGGCCAGCCGCGGGGCCAGGGCCAGGGCGCCCATCCCGGCCAGGAAGGCGCGGCGCGGCATGGGATTCATGTCGGCTCCTTTCGCCCGTCGGCCCGGATCGCCGAAGAGCTGAGACTATTCAGCGGCAGGTTGATCATCGCCCAGGCCGGGGGCCGCGCCTGGGCCAGCTGGCCGGCCTGGGCCTCGGGCAGGCGGGCGCGCCACAGCATCCGCGCCGCGCGGGAAAACCGGGCCGGCATCCGCCAGCCGGGCCGGGCGATGACGCCGATGGGCACCCGGGCGGCGATGTCCTGCCAGCGGTCCCAGTGGTCGAACTGCACCAGGTTGTCGGCCCCCATCAGCCAGACGAAGCGCACGCCGGGGTAAAGCCGCTGCAGCGCCGCGATGGTGTCGCGGGTCATGCGGGTGCCGAGCGCGGCCTCGATGCCGGTCACCTCGACGCGCGGGTGGTGCATGATCCTGCGCGCGGC from Paracoccus aminovorans includes:
- a CDS encoding nicotinate-nucleotide adenylyltransferase yields the protein MRAGLPFAQPGTRVGLLGGSFDPAHRGHVHITEAALRRFGLDRIWWLVSPGNPLKPHGPAPLRQRIEAARRIMHHPRVEVTGIEAALGTRMTRDTIAALQRLYPGVRFVWLMGADNLVQFDHWDRWQDIAARVPIGVIARPGWRMPARFSRAARMLWRARLPEAQAGQLAQARPPAWAMINLPLNSLSSSAIRADGRKEPT